From one Novosphingobium sp. genomic stretch:
- a CDS encoding MBG domain-containing protein — protein MQHFKHFNLAAGTSALALLAAMTGSPAWAEGPLPVGGTVASGQAQIGLPNGATLTINQSSAKAIINWQSFDVAAGHGVVFNQPDAGSATLNRVTGSTASTIAGQISANGSVYLINPNGIQITKSGVVSVGRGFVASSLGIADADFLAGKGAFGGTGGTISNAGTITTKTGGYVGLLGGSVSNTGLILAPAGQVVIGAGTIATLDLNGDSFLQVALPTDAALTTNGAAAALTGAQARDAVRNIVNLPGSINARNVSGESGNVLLSGTINVDSTSGDAGHIMVLGNSVTANGTLTARALGTGGNGGFVETSGNSVDFTGIHVDTSAARGQTGTWLVDPTDLTVDAAAASTIAGNLANSNVSLQTTNSGATGPGNTSAGLGDINVNTAISWSSANTLTLDAFHSVIFNAAVTASGNGGLILNTNNNVNGSSSGGALTFNSAGNVQLLGSSAALTINGTSYTLIHTVADLLNINNGLSGNYALAQTIDMGGTTYTQSPIAPYVGANDFFTGKFNGLNNVIKNLTINVTNPNEYLTGLFGQVGDQSAFNSVASIANLGLVGGSIVNNLVQNSTVGGLAGQNQGQLSNVWSSVNVSSNQTNVLIGGLAGYNWGTITGARSSGTVTSTALGSYAGGLVGYNDGYPGQLGVITNAYATGSVQGAAGQGGASNGLGNGSDTGGLLGYNGGTVSNVYATGRIIGGAGTYVGGLVGENASPGTVTNGYWDVTSSQMSSSGQGSAGIGLTTAQLQNGTLPSGFSSTVWTASSGSYPQLFVTPVMTTPLTYSTSAAFSTFGTQATLSAATLSGNPANVSGTVSLYTSYVNGVLSGLVTLSPTLAAGVYYQGVSALTGSAAANYSIASSGNTVAPLTVGKLALTGSIATGSSAYGSVLTPGSVNFTNLVSGAGNVTPTVTVAISGNTSTSGNLKVGSYTGIQSISGLTGADAGNYTFTGITGNYTVTARALTGTLSDGSSTYGSVLSPGSVTFTNLVSGDAVTAGSVTIATSGNTSTSGNLRAGSYTGIQSVSSISGADAANYSFAGLTGNYTVGQLALTGTLGAGSSTYGSALAPGAASFSNVVGSDVVNAGAVTIATTGHTSGSGNLKAGSYTGIQSISAISGADAANYSFTGLTGNYTVNQLALSGTLGAGSSTYGTALAPGAASFSNVILGDTVSPGTVTVATTGNLSTSGHLKAGSYTGIESLSAISGADAGNYSFTGITGNYTVNQLALSGTLADGSTVYGAALTPGTPSFSNLVAGDVVTAGSATITTTGNTSSSGHLKVGSYSGIVSISSISGADAANYSFTGLTGNYTVTPLALTGTLSTGASTYGSALIPGTVSFSNLVAGDAVTGGAVTIATAGNLSSSGNLKAGSYTGIQSVSAISGADAANYSFAGLTGNYTVSQLPLSGAIGAGSSVYGSALTPGAASFDNVIAGDAVNAGAVTIATAGNLSSSGNLKAGSYTGIQSVSGISGTDAANYSFAGLTGNYTVSQLALSGTIGAGSSTYGSALTPGAASFGNVVAGDNVTPGAVSIATGGNTSNSGHLKAGTYGGIESVSTIGGADAGNYSFAGLTGDYTVNQLALSGTLGAGSSTYGSALTPGAVSFANLVAGDAVTAGSVSIATHGNTSGSGNLKAGNYTGIQSVSTITGADAANYSFAGLTGDYTVNQLALNGSIASASSTYGSALTPGTVSFANLVAGDAVSAGAVTIATAGSTSGSGNLQAGSYTGIQSVTTISGADAANYSFAGLTGNYTVSQLALSGMIAPGSSTYGSALAPGAASFSNVVAGDVVTPGTVTLATSGNLSSSGNLKAGIYTGIQSVTAISGADAANYSFTGLSGNYTVNQLALTGTITPGASTYGGALAPGAASFSNLVAGDAVTAGAVAIATIGNTSSSGHLNAGSYSGIQTVSTIGGADAANYSFAGLTGNYTVNRAAMTITAGSGQTGVYGAAMPVLLYTQSGLISGDSISGTLATSAIQGSNVGTYAINQGSLSAGSNYTVTYTGTNFVVTPATLTYVADPVSRLANTANPVFSGSVTGFLLKDTLASATTGTLSFSSTATAQSAPGLYGIVGGGLSAGNYVFVQAPANAVALTVNPAASDAASRTISQNTAANNAQSNVNDVRTASSSNDVDPAWIIDRTAQSDPTETATRQQGLCVSYGPGKPKVCLSN, from the coding sequence ATGCAACATTTCAAACATTTCAATCTCGCCGCGGGCACCAGTGCCCTGGCCCTGCTGGCCGCGATGACGGGCAGCCCGGCATGGGCCGAGGGCCCCCTGCCGGTGGGCGGCACGGTCGCTTCGGGTCAGGCACAGATCGGCCTGCCCAATGGCGCAACCCTGACCATCAACCAGTCGAGCGCCAAGGCGATCATCAACTGGCAGAGTTTCGATGTGGCCGCCGGACATGGCGTGGTGTTCAACCAGCCTGACGCGGGCAGCGCCACGCTGAACCGCGTGACGGGCAGCACCGCCTCGACCATCGCGGGCCAGATCAGCGCCAATGGCAGCGTCTATCTGATCAACCCCAACGGCATCCAGATCACCAAATCGGGCGTGGTCAGTGTCGGGCGCGGCTTCGTCGCCTCCAGCCTCGGTATCGCGGACGCCGATTTTCTGGCCGGCAAGGGAGCCTTTGGCGGCACGGGCGGCACGATCAGCAATGCCGGAACGATCACCACAAAGACCGGCGGCTATGTCGGCCTGCTGGGCGGCAGCGTCAGCAACACCGGGCTGATCCTGGCGCCCGCCGGGCAGGTGGTGATCGGCGCGGGCACCATCGCGACGCTTGACCTGAATGGAGACAGTTTCCTGCAGGTGGCCCTGCCGACCGATGCCGCCCTGACCACCAATGGCGCCGCAGCCGCGCTGACGGGTGCCCAGGCGCGCGATGCGGTGCGCAACATCGTCAACCTGCCCGGCAGCATCAATGCCCGCAATGTCTCGGGCGAGAGCGGCAATGTGCTGCTGAGCGGCACGATCAATGTCGACAGCACCAGCGGCGATGCGGGCCACATCATGGTGCTGGGCAACTCGGTCACCGCCAATGGCACGCTGACCGCTCGCGCTCTGGGCACGGGCGGCAATGGCGGTTTTGTCGAAACCTCAGGCAACAGCGTCGATTTTACCGGTATTCATGTCGATACCAGCGCGGCTCGCGGCCAGACCGGAACATGGCTGGTCGACCCCACCGATCTCACTGTGGATGCGGCAGCTGCTAGCACGATTGCCGGCAATCTGGCCAACAGCAATGTGTCGCTGCAGACGACAAACTCGGGGGCCACCGGCCCCGGCAACACCTCCGCCGGGCTTGGCGATATCAACGTCAACACCGCGATCAGCTGGAGTTCTGCCAACACGCTGACACTCGATGCCTTCCACAGCGTGATCTTCAATGCGGCGGTCACGGCCAGCGGCAATGGCGGGTTGATCCTGAACACCAACAACAACGTAAACGGCTCCAGCAGTGGTGGAGCGTTGACCTTCAACAGCGCCGGCAATGTGCAGTTGCTTGGCAGCAGCGCGGCGCTGACGATCAATGGCACCAGTTACACGCTGATTCACACCGTGGCCGACCTGTTGAACATCAATAATGGCCTTTCCGGCAATTACGCGCTTGCCCAGACCATCGACATGGGCGGGACGACTTACACACAGAGTCCGATTGCGCCATATGTGGGGGCAAACGATTTTTTCACAGGAAAATTTAATGGTTTGAACAATGTCATCAAGAATCTGACGATTAATGTAACCAACCCGAACGAATATCTGACCGGCCTGTTCGGGCAAGTCGGCGACCAATCCGCTTTTAATTCAGTAGCTTCGATTGCCAACCTTGGCCTTGTTGGCGGGAGTATCGTTAACAATCTGGTCCAGAATTCGACTGTCGGTGGGCTAGCCGGTCAGAATCAGGGTCAACTCTCGAACGTTTGGTCCTCTGTCAATGTATCGAGCAATCAGACCAATGTGTTGATCGGTGGGCTGGCCGGATACAATTGGGGCACGATAACTGGAGCCCGATCTTCAGGTACCGTCACAAGCACTGCTTTGGGCAGTTATGCCGGTGGATTGGTCGGCTATAATGATGGTTATCCCGGACAATTAGGGGTCATCACAAATGCCTATGCAACCGGCTCCGTGCAGGGCGCTGCTGGACAAGGCGGCGCGAGCAACGGCCTGGGGAATGGCTCTGACACGGGCGGCCTGCTCGGCTATAACGGTGGCACTGTCAGCAATGTCTATGCCACTGGCAGGATCATTGGCGGCGCGGGTACCTATGTGGGCGGGCTGGTCGGTGAAAATGCTTCGCCAGGGACAGTCACCAATGGCTACTGGGATGTCACTTCATCGCAAATGTCCTCGTCGGGCCAAGGAAGTGCTGGTATCGGACTAACCACGGCCCAGCTCCAGAACGGAACGCTGCCAAGCGGCTTTTCCTCCACCGTCTGGACCGCAAGCAGCGGCAGCTATCCCCAGCTCTTCGTGACACCGGTCATGACCACCCCGCTGACCTACTCCACCAGCGCCGCCTTCAGCACCTTCGGCACACAAGCCACGCTGAGCGCTGCGACCCTGTCAGGCAATCCCGCCAATGTCAGCGGGACGGTCAGCCTTTACACCAGCTATGTGAACGGTGTTCTCTCGGGCCTGGTCACGCTGTCTCCCACACTGGCAGCAGGCGTCTACTATCAGGGCGTTTCGGCGCTGACCGGCTCGGCAGCCGCCAATTATTCGATTGCCAGTTCCGGCAACACCGTCGCTCCGCTGACCGTCGGCAAGCTGGCGCTGACTGGCAGTATCGCCACGGGCAGCTCAGCCTATGGCTCTGTTCTGACGCCCGGTTCTGTCAACTTTACCAATCTCGTGAGCGGTGCCGGCAATGTCACCCCGACGGTCACAGTGGCCATCAGCGGCAACACCAGTACCAGCGGCAATCTCAAGGTGGGCAGCTACACCGGCATCCAGAGCATTTCGGGCCTGACCGGTGCGGATGCCGGCAATTACACCTTCACCGGGATTACGGGGAATTATACCGTCACCGCGCGGGCCCTCACCGGTACATTGTCTGATGGATCATCCACCTATGGGTCGGTGCTGTCTCCCGGCTCGGTTACCTTCACCAATCTGGTGTCAGGCGATGCCGTCACCGCCGGAAGCGTGACCATCGCGACCAGTGGCAACACCAGCACCAGCGGCAACCTCAGGGCGGGCAGCTACACCGGCATCCAGAGCGTCTCCTCCATCAGCGGCGCGGATGCCGCCAACTACAGCTTTGCGGGATTGACCGGCAATTACACCGTCGGCCAGTTGGCGCTGACCGGAACGCTGGGCGCCGGGTCCTCCACCTATGGTTCCGCACTGGCGCCCGGAGCGGCCAGCTTCAGCAATGTGGTCGGGAGCGATGTGGTGAATGCCGGCGCGGTGACCATCGCCACCACCGGCCACACCAGCGGCAGCGGCAATCTCAAGGCAGGCAGCTACACCGGCATCCAGAGCATCTCCGCCATCAGCGGGGCGGATGCCGCCAATTACAGCTTTACCGGGCTGACAGGCAATTACACCGTCAACCAGCTGGCCCTGAGTGGCACGCTGGGCGCCGGGTCTTCCACCTATGGCACCGCGCTGGCGCCGGGCGCTGCCAGCTTCAGCAATGTGATCCTGGGCGATACCGTTTCCCCCGGCACGGTCACGGTTGCCACCACCGGCAATCTGAGCACCAGCGGCCATCTCAAGGCAGGCAGCTACACCGGGATCGAGAGCCTGTCCGCCATCAGTGGCGCAGATGCGGGCAACTACAGCTTCACCGGCATCACCGGCAACTATACCGTCAACCAACTCGCATTGAGCGGCACGCTGGCTGACGGCTCAACGGTCTATGGGGCCGCGCTGACGCCCGGCACGCCAAGCTTCAGCAATCTTGTCGCGGGCGATGTCGTGACGGCCGGCTCCGCCACGATCACCACCACCGGAAATACCAGCAGCAGCGGCCACCTCAAGGTGGGCAGCTATTCCGGGATCGTGAGCATTTCCTCGATCAGCGGCGCGGATGCCGCCAACTACAGCTTTACCGGGCTGACAGGAAATTACACCGTCACCCCGCTTGCATTGACCGGCACATTGTCCACCGGCGCTTCGACCTATGGGTCGGCGCTGATACCGGGGACGGTCAGCTTCAGCAATCTGGTCGCCGGTGACGCGGTGACCGGGGGGGCGGTCACCATCGCAACCGCCGGCAACCTGAGCAGCAGCGGCAACCTCAAGGCCGGCAGCTACACCGGTATCCAGAGCGTTTCCGCCATCAGCGGCGCGGACGCTGCCAATTACAGCTTTGCCGGTCTCACGGGCAATTACACGGTGAGCCAGCTGCCGCTCAGCGGCGCCATCGGCGCGGGCTCCAGCGTCTATGGCTCGGCCCTGACCCCGGGGGCGGCCAGTTTCGACAATGTGATCGCGGGCGATGCGGTGAATGCCGGAGCGGTCACCATCGCAACCGCCGGCAACCTGAGCAGCAGCGGCAACCTCAAGGCAGGCAGCTACACGGGCATCCAAAGTGTTTCCGGTATCAGCGGCACCGATGCCGCCAACTACAGCTTTGCCGGCCTGACGGGCAATTACACCGTCAGCCAGCTTGCGCTCTCCGGCACCATCGGCGCCGGTTCCTCCACCTATGGTTCGGCGCTGACACCGGGCGCGGCCAGCTTCGGCAATGTTGTCGCTGGCGATAACGTGACACCCGGCGCGGTGTCCATCGCGACAGGCGGGAACACCAGCAACAGCGGCCACCTCAAGGCGGGCACCTATGGCGGTATCGAGAGCGTCTCCACCATCGGTGGTGCAGATGCGGGCAATTACAGCTTTGCCGGGCTGACGGGCGACTATACCGTCAACCAGCTGGCGTTGAGCGGCACGCTGGGAGCCGGTTCCTCGACCTATGGCTCGGCGTTGACGCCGGGTGCGGTCAGCTTCGCCAATCTGGTGGCCGGTGATGCCGTCACCGCAGGCAGCGTATCCATCGCGACACATGGCAACACCAGCGGCAGCGGCAACCTCAAGGCGGGCAACTACACTGGCATCCAGAGCGTTTCGACGATCACTGGCGCCGATGCCGCCAATTACAGCTTTGCCGGGCTGACCGGCGACTACACCGTCAACCAGCTGGCGCTGAACGGATCGATCGCCTCGGCCTCATCGACCTATGGCTCCGCGCTCACTCCAGGTACGGTCAGCTTCGCCAATCTGGTGGCGGGTGACGCGGTCTCCGCAGGCGCGGTGACCATTGCCACCGCCGGCAGCACCAGTGGCAGCGGCAACCTCCAGGCGGGAAGCTACACTGGCATCCAGAGCGTCACCACCATCAGCGGTGCGGATGCCGCCAACTACAGCTTCGCGGGGCTCACCGGCAATTATACCGTGAGCCAGCTGGCCCTGAGCGGTATGATCGCGCCGGGCTCCTCGACCTATGGCTCTGCCCTGGCGCCTGGCGCGGCCAGCTTCAGCAATGTGGTCGCCGGGGATGTCGTGACACCCGGCACTGTGACACTGGCGACTTCAGGCAATCTGAGCAGCAGCGGCAATCTGAAGGCCGGCATCTACACCGGCATCCAGAGCGTTACCGCCATCAGCGGCGCCGATGCCGCCAATTACAGCTTTACCGGCCTGTCTGGCAATTACACTGTCAACCAGCTCGCCCTCACCGGCACGATCACGCCCGGCGCCTCGACCTATGGGGGAGCGCTGGCCCCCGGCGCGGCCAGCTTCAGCAATCTGGTGGCAGGGGATGCCGTCACGGCAGGTGCGGTGGCCATCGCCACCATCGGCAACACCAGCAGCAGCGGCCATCTCAATGCGGGCAGCTACAGCGGCATCCAGACCGTCTCGACTATCGGCGGGGCTGATGCGGCCAATTACAGCTTTGCCGGATTGACTGGCAATTACACCGTCAACCGTGCCGCAATGACCATCACGGCGGGCAGCGGGCAAACCGGTGTCTATGGCGCGGCGATGCCGGTGCTGCTTTACACCCAGAGCGGCCTGATCAGCGGCGACAGCATCTCCGGCACCCTGGCGACGAGCGCCATTCAGGGCTCCAATGTCGGAACCTACGCCATCAACCAGGGCAGCCTTTCGGCGGGCAGCAATTATACGGTCACCTATACGGGGACGAATTTCGTCGTAACGCCGGCGACGCTGACCTATGTCGCCGATCCGGTCAGCCGCCTTGCCAACACCGCCAATCCGGTCTTTTCCGGGAGCGTGACCGGCTTTCTGCTCAAGGACACGCTGGCCAGCGCCACGACCGGTACGCTGAGCTTTAGCAGCACTGCCACAGCGCAATCGGCGCCTGGGCTCTACGGGATTGTGGGAGGCGGCCTGAGCGCGGGCAATTATGTGTTCGTGCAGGCGCCCGCCAATGCCGTCGCGCTGACGGTCAATCCGGCCGCGAGCGATGCGGCATCGCGCACGATCAGCCAGAACACGGCCGCCAATAATGCCCAAAGTAACGTCAATGATGTGCGGACAGCGTCGTCAAGCAATGACGTCGATCCTGCCTGGATAATCGACCGAACTGCGCAATCCGATCCAACCGAGACCGCCACCCGGCAACAGGGGCTCTGTGTATCGTATGGGCCAGGTAAGCCGAAAGTCTGCTTGTCAAACTAG
- a CDS encoding ShlB/FhaC/HecB family hemolysin secretion/activation protein, translating into MFAAAFLTASPAIAQTAPSASRVAPESLAPLKPDETGAIALPERATADAPPGADRLNVTLRQVLVEGGRPEFAAFTRQVADELAGHSVKVSDIYAAASRIEAAYARAGYVLTRVTLPPQRIVDGGDVRFLIVDGYIEDVDLGSVPARVRTAVRKRVAGLVGARGLTLAQIERRVLLAGDVPGVQLRTTLIRGSAVGATRLILEAKYRPVSASLSLENDLGYAYENQALSVQLALSSVLGLGEQLYVQATTGPDIGTLFRGDPRRRVLGAGAIFALGDNGLTFNPEYTVVDTNPRVPQGGVQITGHFERLSFRAAYPLIRTRRERLGLSASFDLLAETEDAKAFGLTLNHDRLRMANIGLTWSRSLAASTVIATDAQFTQGIAGLGARSLSDVAATNIPFTRQGARPDFSKLGGHWRSDTQLGEGFSLTTIARGQASLSRALPAPAQFSLDGNDALSSFSQGSINADSGVTGRAELSRAIPVGQQNRGLLTPYAFGAVGYGHVSDPTVLEAANINTWAFGGGLRALVAAYDTGLTGFTMVEVSHGHSTTLPQNPTRVSFSFTVRY; encoded by the coding sequence GTGTTCGCGGCTGCATTTCTTACGGCATCGCCTGCCATCGCCCAGACGGCGCCTTCGGCAAGCCGCGTGGCACCTGAAAGTCTCGCCCCCCTTAAGCCCGACGAGACGGGCGCGATCGCCCTGCCCGAACGCGCGACGGCCGATGCCCCACCGGGCGCGGACAGGCTGAACGTAACCCTGCGACAGGTGCTTGTGGAAGGCGGTCGCCCGGAGTTTGCCGCCTTCACCCGGCAAGTGGCCGACGAACTGGCCGGGCATAGCGTTAAAGTCTCCGATATCTACGCCGCCGCCAGCCGGATCGAGGCGGCCTATGCCCGCGCCGGCTACGTCCTCACCCGAGTGACCTTGCCGCCGCAGCGCATTGTCGATGGCGGGGATGTGCGGTTCCTGATCGTCGACGGCTATATTGAGGATGTCGATCTCGGCAGCGTTCCGGCCCGCGTGCGCACGGCGGTCCGCAAACGGGTGGCCGGGCTGGTCGGAGCCAGAGGCCTGACTTTGGCGCAGATCGAGCGGCGCGTGCTGCTCGCGGGTGACGTGCCGGGGGTGCAACTGCGCACCACCCTGATCCGCGGCAGCGCGGTGGGCGCCACCCGCCTGATCCTTGAAGCCAAATACCGCCCGGTCTCGGCCTCGCTGAGCCTCGAAAACGATCTTGGCTATGCCTATGAAAATCAGGCGCTTTCCGTTCAGCTCGCGCTCAGCTCGGTGCTGGGTCTGGGCGAGCAGCTCTATGTTCAGGCCACGACCGGCCCGGATATCGGCACGCTGTTCCGGGGCGATCCCCGTCGCCGCGTGCTGGGCGCGGGCGCCATCTTCGCGCTGGGCGACAATGGGCTGACCTTCAACCCCGAATATACGGTGGTCGACACCAATCCGCGCGTGCCGCAGGGCGGCGTTCAGATCACCGGCCATTTCGAGCGCCTGTCCTTCCGGGCCGCCTATCCCCTGATCCGCACGCGCCGCGAAAGGCTTGGCCTGTCCGCCAGCTTCGATCTGCTCGCCGAAACCGAGGACGCCAAGGCTTTCGGCCTGACGCTCAACCATGACCGGCTGCGCATGGCCAACATCGGCCTGACCTGGTCGCGGTCGCTGGCGGCCAGCACAGTGATCGCCACAGACGCGCAATTCACACAAGGGATCGCCGGATTGGGAGCACGCAGCCTGAGCGATGTCGCCGCCACCAACATTCCCTTCACGCGCCAGGGCGCAAGACCCGATTTCAGCAAGCTGGGCGGTCACTGGCGCAGCGACACGCAATTGGGCGAAGGCTTCAGCCTGACCACCATCGCGCGCGGGCAGGCCTCCTTGTCCAGGGCCCTGCCCGCCCCGGCCCAGTTCTCGCTGGATGGCAACGATGCCCTCTCCAGCTTTTCGCAAGGCTCGATCAACGCCGACAGCGGCGTGACAGGCCGCGCCGAACTGTCGCGCGCCATTCCGGTGGGGCAACAGAACCGGGGCCTCCTCACCCCCTATGCCTTTGGCGCGGTGGGCTATGGCCATGTCAGCGACCCGACCGTTCTGGAAGCGGCAAACATCAACACATGGGCCTTTGGCGGCGGTCTGCGAGCACTGGTCGCGGCCTATGACACAGGCCTGACCGGCTTCACCATGGTCGAGGTCAGCCATGGTCACAGCACAACGCTGCCGCAGAACCCGACACGGGTCTCGTTCAGCTTCACGGTTCGGTATTGA
- a CDS encoding LytTR family DNA-binding domain-containing protein, with product MIARLSPLPLALLATTLLSVVLAALGPFGTYLNGALPSRLLHWLATAWLGLALYAGVLLASRSWLKGASGFRWGMIAAGSLLASVPEAWLSRKLAFALWPMLGSHAPSFWTWYGQTALIGGAWTIGLARLLLRDRIASATSANVSSLTPVEPISPFSGEVLALQMEDHYIRVHRREGSQLVLMPLNQGIAALGRIDGLRTHRSWWVARAAVVEVQGTPRAMKLKLHNGLEAPVARSAVTSLRQAGWIR from the coding sequence ATGATCGCCCGCCTGTCTCCCCTGCCGCTAGCCTTGCTTGCAACCACGCTGCTGAGCGTCGTGCTGGCGGCGCTGGGGCCGTTCGGGACCTATCTCAACGGCGCGCTTCCTTCCCGCCTCCTCCATTGGCTGGCAACGGCCTGGCTGGGGTTGGCGTTGTATGCCGGCGTGCTGCTTGCTTCTCGATCGTGGCTGAAAGGGGCTTCCGGGTTTCGGTGGGGCATGATCGCTGCGGGCTCGCTGCTGGCCAGTGTTCCGGAGGCTTGGCTTTCGCGCAAGCTGGCCTTCGCGCTCTGGCCGATGCTGGGCAGCCATGCACCCTCGTTCTGGACATGGTATGGGCAGACCGCACTGATCGGCGGCGCATGGACCATAGGGCTTGCCCGGTTGCTCCTGCGCGATAGGATCGCTTCAGCCACGTCGGCTAATGTGTCATCTTTGACGCCGGTTGAGCCCATCTCGCCGTTTTCCGGTGAGGTTCTCGCGTTGCAGATGGAGGATCATTATATCCGCGTGCATCGCCGGGAAGGCTCGCAACTGGTGTTGATGCCGCTGAACCAGGGGATCGCGGCGCTTGGCAGAATCGATGGGCTGCGCACCCACAGATCATGGTGGGTTGCCCGGGCGGCAGTCGTGGAAGTGCAGGGTACACCGCGCGCGATGAAGCTGAAATTGCACAACGGGCTGGAAGCCCCTGTAGCGAGGTCTGCCGTCACGTCGCTCAGACAGGCCGGCTGGATACGCTAA
- a CDS encoding dienelactone hydrolase, which produces MRLTLVLVAVVVASLPPPAPGASPPPTIQPGAGFEHLTTPNGVEVGIWFPAQGQVVTMPLGPNVQQVIPSAALPEGKHALVVISHGTGGAYSGHADTAIALAKAGFIVAALTHPGDNWRDQSRVAMVEDRPRALSALIDMMLTIWKGAKAVDAGHIAAFGFSAGGFTVMAAAGARPDLSTIARHCADHPTWFDCRLLASHPHAERPAWSWQGDRRIKALVVAAPALGFAFDRAGLASLSMPIQLWRADEDEILPAPDYADAVRAALPRAPEFHGVRKAGHFDFLMPCTSRDALPEICSSKFGFDRAAFHRAFNARIVRFLTKALYERKAGSDSAARASE; this is translated from the coding sequence ATGCGTTTGACTCTCGTCCTTGTAGCCGTTGTCGTGGCCAGCCTGCCGCCTCCGGCGCCTGGCGCATCACCGCCGCCCACCATCCAGCCTGGAGCCGGTTTTGAACATCTGACCACCCCGAATGGCGTCGAGGTTGGTATCTGGTTTCCTGCGCAAGGGCAGGTGGTGACCATGCCGCTTGGCCCCAATGTGCAGCAGGTCATCCCAAGCGCTGCCCTGCCTGAAGGGAAGCATGCTCTGGTGGTGATCTCCCATGGCACGGGTGGCGCCTATTCCGGCCATGCCGATACGGCGATCGCGCTTGCCAAAGCCGGTTTCATCGTGGCTGCGCTTACGCATCCGGGCGATAACTGGCGCGATCAGAGCCGCGTTGCCATGGTCGAGGATAGGCCCCGCGCGCTCTCGGCGCTGATCGACATGATGCTGACCATCTGGAAAGGGGCCAAGGCGGTGGATGCGGGGCACATCGCCGCTTTCGGCTTTTCCGCTGGCGGTTTTACCGTGATGGCGGCGGCGGGCGCCAGACCTGATCTCTCGACCATTGCACGGCATTGCGCCGATCATCCGACATGGTTTGACTGCCGCTTGTTGGCCAGCCATCCGCATGCCGAAAGGCCAGCCTGGTCCTGGCAGGGTGACCGGCGCATCAAGGCACTGGTGGTGGCTGCGCCCGCGCTGGGCTTTGCCTTTGATCGCGCGGGGCTAGCTAGCCTCAGCATGCCTATCCAGCTTTGGCGGGCCGATGAGGACGAGATCCTCCCCGCGCCTGATTATGCTGATGCCGTGCGCGCCGCCTTGCCCAGGGCGCCCGAGTTCCATGGCGTCCGCAAGGCGGGGCATTTCGATTTTCTGATGCCCTGCACATCGCGCGATGCTTTGCCCGAGATATGCAGCAGCAAGTTCGGCTTTGACCGAGCCGCATTTCACCGGGCTTTCAACGCCCGGATTGTCCGGTTTCTGACGAAGGCGCTGTATGAACGTAAGGCGGGTTCTGACAGCGCGGCTAGAGCATCTGAATGA
- a CDS encoding patatin-like phospholipase family protein: protein MIRHSFGLLSALALAGCAIAPPRVPYTPADLAEGQVIDGDPVRFWAKGDDQAYSVWRSKVLAQRQAASMPLPSTVLALSGGSDKGAYSAGVLNAWSRQGGRPSFDIVTGVSTGSLIAPFAFLGEQEDGELKAIYTGVSRKDIYHQRILSGLFGGPSLMSTRPLQALIARHITPALLDRIAAQHRRGRRLLVMTTNLDAERGVIWDMGAIAASDTSDRISLFRQVLLASASIPGVFPPVLIHADAHGHRFAEMHVDGGTVSGFFVLPRAMLSAAAQSPRVNATIYVFYNGRLEPEFELVKPKTFDVVGRALATVLGENDRTSLYDLKAFAREGLGTVIVCAIEKKTAHDGAPLFDTKHMREMYALGEQQTAPDGCLGRRAGP from the coding sequence ATGATCCGTCATAGCTTTGGGCTGCTTTCTGCTCTGGCGCTTGCCGGATGTGCCATCGCGCCACCGCGCGTGCCCTATACGCCCGCTGACCTGGCTGAAGGCCAAGTGATCGACGGAGACCCTGTACGCTTCTGGGCCAAGGGCGACGATCAGGCCTATAGTGTATGGAGATCCAAGGTGCTGGCACAGCGTCAGGCCGCCTCGATGCCTTTGCCCAGCACGGTACTGGCTTTGTCGGGGGGATCAGACAAGGGGGCTTATTCTGCAGGGGTTCTCAACGCCTGGAGCAGGCAGGGCGGGCGGCCCAGCTTTGACATCGTTACAGGCGTATCGACCGGCAGCCTGATTGCGCCCTTTGCCTTTCTGGGTGAGCAGGAAGATGGCGAACTCAAAGCAATCTACACCGGGGTCAGCCGCAAGGACATTTATCATCAACGTATCCTCAGCGGCCTGTTTGGCGGCCCCAGCCTTATGTCGACCCGGCCGTTGCAGGCGCTGATCGCACGCCACATCACACCGGCTTTGCTCGACCGCATTGCAGCGCAGCATCGACGTGGCCGCAGGTTGCTGGTGATGACCACCAATCTGGACGCCGAACGCGGCGTTATCTGGGATATGGGAGCGATTGCTGCCAGTGATACATCCGATCGGATTTCGCTGTTCCGGCAAGTGTTGCTCGCCTCGGCCAGCATCCCCGGTGTTTTTCCCCCGGTGCTCATCCATGCCGATGCGCATGGTCATCGCTTTGCGGAAATGCATGTCGATGGAGGCACAGTGAGCGGCTTTTTCGTGCTCCCGCGCGCAATGTTGAGCGCCGCCGCCCAGTCCCCGCGCGTGAATGCAACGATTTATGTGTTTTATAACGGACGGCTCGAACCCGAGTTCGAACTGGTCAAGCCCAAAACCTTCGATGTCGTGGGGCGAGCCCTTGCAACCGTACTTGGCGAAAACGATCGTACCAGTTTGTATGACCTCAAGGCTTTTGCGCGGGAGGGATTGGGGACGGTGATCGTCTGTGCGATTGAGAAGAAGACCGCCCATGACGGAGCACCTCTGTTCGACACGAAGCATATGCGCGAGATGTACGCCTTGGGTGAGCAGCAGACAGCACCGGACGGATGCCTTGGGCGTCGGGCAGGCCCATGA